A part of Actinobaculum sp. 313 genomic DNA contains:
- a CDS encoding DUF4143 domain-containing protein yields the protein MADFEAFGLQFESLVVRDLRIYAEFLDGALFHYRDKTGLEADAVVVLADGRWAPLEVKIGSRELDDAAKRLRRLRERVDTRRMGEPSFLGIITAGVTAYRRPDGVLVIPLACRCP from the coding sequence ATGGCAGATTTTGAAGCTTTCGGACTCCAATTCGAGTCACTGGTTGTGCGGGATTTGCGGATTTACGCAGAGTTCCTCGATGGTGCGCTTTTCCACTACCGTGACAAGACCGGATTGGAAGCCGATGCCGTTGTCGTGCTGGCTGATGGGCGCTGGGCGCCGCTCGAAGTGAAAATCGGCTCGCGTGAACTGGACGATGCAGCCAAGCGTTTGCGACGTCTGCGCGAACGCGTGGATACTCGCCGCATGGGAGAGCCGTCGTTCCTGGGTATCATCACTGCAGGTGTTACCGCCTATCGTCGGCCTGATGGCGTGCTTGTGATACCGCTGGCCTGCCGGTGCCCGTGA
- a CDS encoding response regulator transcription factor — MRILIVDDDPIVADSLSTILSAQEDIDVVAQGANGPESVTLYAQNKPDVLLMDIQMPGGDGLEAAEQILAIDPQARIVFLTTFADDEYIVRALHMGARGYLIKQDIARIAPALRSVMAGMRVLEGQVLESSALRVKLPGSSARASEFDCLTDREYEVVEAVSEGLDNAEIAQALFMSEGTVRNHISSILAKLGLRNRTQIAVLYYRSGQQV, encoded by the coding sequence ATGAGAATACTCATCGTTGACGATGATCCTATTGTTGCCGACTCACTGAGCACGATCCTCTCGGCGCAAGAGGATATCGACGTCGTTGCCCAAGGGGCCAATGGCCCGGAGTCGGTCACGCTCTACGCGCAAAACAAGCCCGACGTGCTGCTCATGGACATCCAAATGCCCGGTGGCGATGGCCTCGAAGCGGCGGAGCAGATTCTGGCCATAGACCCGCAGGCACGCATTGTTTTTCTTACAACTTTCGCTGACGACGAATACATCGTCCGCGCACTGCATATGGGTGCGCGCGGCTACCTCATTAAACAAGACATCGCACGAATCGCACCCGCCTTACGCTCCGTGATGGCCGGAATGCGTGTTCTGGAAGGACAGGTGCTGGAGAGTTCGGCGCTGCGTGTGAAGTTACCGGGAAGCTCGGCTCGCGCCTCGGAGTTCGATTGCCTCACTGATCGTGAGTACGAGGTAGTAGAAGCTGTGAGCGAGGGCTTAGATAATGCCGAGATTGCCCAGGCGCTTTTCATGAGCGAGGGAACGGTGCGCAACCATATCAGTTCCATACTTGCCAAGCTGGGGTTGCGGAACAGAACGCAGATCGCCGTGCTCTATTATCGCTCGGGCCAGCAGGTTTGA
- a CDS encoding serine hydrolase, whose translation MTSPRLGSEHERLLKKLVLATFRRTAVPGGVVQLVGPDGPKLTVEYGGLGANDPVILGSTSKSLTAALLLQLAEEGTIDLNTPITQYLPQAGVPQDVTVVDLAHHCSGLATDATPGHMRLARGRAFRYANQNYNLLGQVIEATLGVSFSGALQQRILTPLAMADSTVENRCPETAHPAMSPRSEADCGPKRADSCGISTPAPSARQRSAERGVSATKASRAHRSFLPSPREPVGHVSIFGFPLPVRDFPAGAHSWIQAPSGATYASAADAGRFLSMLLNGGAANGQRFLSPTALHRMLHDVVPADGSPAVTGVLGESGEYGFGWIRKRFRDQWVHLHVGKVPGSTTVFVLLPALQLGFALLVNIGDFLVRQPLVERLADNIVRVLVGAPPLPIPNQWSRQVLLNATYIALVGGAAAGARALPKRTAAKLTYHALLPASLAAGVRKLSATPWPWLLRFVPEAAAVLGAGAAASGISGILALIPGSSSALKSGASSKLGTDSCRYTASRTGTHPSHNTSGEGTP comes from the coding sequence ATGACTAGTCCTCGGCTCGGTTCGGAACATGAGCGCCTCCTCAAAAAGCTCGTCCTGGCGACCTTTCGCCGCACGGCTGTTCCCGGCGGCGTCGTGCAGCTTGTTGGACCAGATGGCCCCAAACTCACCGTCGAATACGGCGGGCTCGGCGCAAACGATCCGGTAATACTCGGTTCCACAAGTAAGTCGCTAACGGCCGCGCTCCTGCTACAACTCGCCGAGGAAGGCACGATTGACCTCAACACACCGATCACGCAATATCTGCCGCAGGCAGGAGTACCGCAGGATGTAACCGTCGTCGACCTCGCCCATCATTGCAGTGGACTTGCCACCGACGCCACCCCGGGGCACATGCGGCTGGCGCGAGGCCGCGCTTTTCGCTACGCGAATCAGAACTACAATCTGCTCGGGCAGGTGATTGAGGCAACCCTGGGCGTTTCCTTCTCCGGCGCCCTGCAGCAACGTATTCTCACACCGCTCGCCATGGCCGACAGCACAGTTGAAAACCGGTGCCCAGAGACGGCACACCCAGCAATGTCACCCCGCTCAGAAGCCGACTGCGGGCCCAAGCGTGCAGATTCATGCGGCATATCCACCCCGGCGCCGTCCGCGCGTCAGCGGAGTGCGGAGAGAGGTGTTTCGGCAACAAAGGCAAGCCGGGCCCACCGTTCCTTCCTGCCGTCACCCCGCGAACCAGTGGGGCATGTGAGCATATTCGGCTTTCCTTTGCCGGTACGAGACTTTCCTGCCGGGGCGCACTCCTGGATTCAAGCTCCTTCCGGCGCCACATACGCCTCCGCCGCCGATGCGGGCCGCTTTCTTTCCATGCTGCTAAACGGCGGCGCCGCGAACGGGCAGCGGTTCCTATCCCCAACGGCTCTGCATCGCATGCTTCACGACGTTGTACCGGCAGATGGCAGCCCGGCGGTTACAGGCGTGCTCGGGGAAAGCGGTGAGTACGGCTTCGGCTGGATTCGCAAACGCTTTCGCGATCAGTGGGTTCATCTGCATGTTGGGAAAGTGCCCGGTTCAACGACGGTATTCGTGTTATTGCCTGCCTTGCAGCTCGGTTTCGCACTCCTGGTCAACATCGGCGATTTCCTCGTCCGTCAACCCCTGGTGGAACGTCTCGCTGACAACATCGTCCGCGTCCTCGTCGGTGCGCCGCCTCTTCCCATCCCCAACCAGTGGTCGCGGCAGGTACTGCTCAACGCTACCTATATCGCATTGGTCGGTGGTGCTGCGGCGGGTGCACGTGCCCTACCGAAACGCACAGCTGCAAAGCTGACTTACCACGCCCTTCTACCCGCATCACTTGCAGCGGGCGTGCGCAAGCTTTCCGCCACACCGTGGCCGTGGCTCTTGCGCTTCGTACCCGAGGCCGCCGCGGTGCTCGGTGCCGGTGCCGCAGCCAGTGGCATCAGCGGTATACTCGCGCTTATACCCGGCAGTAGCAGTGCTTTGAAGTCTGGCGCTAGTTCGAAACTGGGAACTGATTCGTGCCGCTACACGGCCTCGAGGACCGGAACTCATCCGAGCCACAACACCAGCGGAGAGGGAACACCATGA
- a CDS encoding histidine kinase, with amino-acid sequence MGPLADKTAIFVGCIVLLLLSGQPYAQQICWLLSALALSGFSSSFAGTRIATICALAYLAASCFSPLSLPGMALVLYDLTRTAVLSRQAYRWLPALVPYPLVLVHRPVEPAVYVVVYVLAATLAVRSAQVDVIRARLFATRDDLQERLRELQDSNARLVESQDYEARAATLAERTRIARDIHDNVGHLLTQLIFRVKALQIVHKDDGAIVGELDDVGSTLDEALGSMRRSVHTLADEGVDLPVTLNLLGQRCGIDDVVVDCTLNESPPPTVAQSLIAVAREALTNAVRHGHARSVQIKLTDYPAFWQLVVENDGTVGEKDRLDHSEGMGVRSMRERVESLGGVLRIKTAPVTVFATIPKQKRKRPYD; translated from the coding sequence ATGGGACCATTGGCAGATAAGACGGCGATCTTCGTCGGATGTATCGTCCTTCTACTGCTTTCCGGGCAGCCATATGCGCAGCAGATCTGCTGGCTGCTTAGCGCACTTGCGCTCAGTGGTTTCAGTTCTTCTTTTGCAGGCACCCGTATCGCCACCATCTGCGCACTCGCATACCTTGCCGCCAGCTGTTTCTCACCACTCTCCCTTCCCGGAATGGCGCTTGTCCTCTACGATCTCACCCGCACCGCCGTGCTCTCACGCCAGGCGTATAGATGGCTGCCCGCGCTGGTCCCGTATCCCCTTGTCCTCGTACACCGCCCGGTCGAGCCCGCCGTCTACGTCGTCGTGTATGTATTGGCGGCGACTCTCGCCGTACGCTCGGCGCAAGTCGACGTCATTCGCGCGCGTCTATTCGCCACGCGCGATGACCTACAAGAAAGACTGCGCGAGCTACAGGATTCCAATGCGCGGCTTGTGGAGTCCCAGGATTACGAGGCTCGCGCGGCCACGCTTGCTGAGCGCACGCGGATTGCCCGCGATATCCATGACAATGTGGGCCATCTGCTCACGCAGCTGATTTTCCGTGTCAAGGCACTGCAGATCGTGCACAAGGACGACGGCGCGATAGTGGGCGAGCTTGACGACGTCGGCTCTACGCTCGACGAGGCGCTCGGCTCCATGCGTCGCAGCGTGCACACGTTGGCAGATGAGGGTGTTGATCTCCCCGTCACTTTGAATCTGCTCGGCCAGCGCTGCGGGATCGACGACGTCGTCGTGGATTGCACACTGAACGAATCCCCGCCTCCTACCGTCGCTCAGTCACTTATCGCCGTGGCCCGCGAAGCTCTGACAAACGCAGTACGCCACGGCCACGCTCGCTCGGTCCAGATCAAGCTCACCGACTACCCTGCTTTCTGGCAATTGGTCGTCGAAAACGATGGTACGGTCGGCGAAAAGGATCGACTCGACCATAGCGAGGGTATGGGCGTGCGCTCCATGCGGGAGCGGGTAGAGTCGCTGGGAGGTGTGCTGCGGATCAAGACCGCACCGGTCACAGTATTCGCTACTATCCCCAAGCAAAAGAGGAAGAGGCCATATGACTAG
- a CDS encoding ABC transporter ATP-binding protein has translation MTDMTDQTDSAQAVSVNGLVKRYGELLAVDGLSLGIAHGEIFGLLGPNGSGKTTTINCILQLLKYDRGEIEVFGRPIRATSYDLKRRIGVVPQEVAVLEELTVRENIDAFCALYVPDRKKRQRLVGEAMDFVGLGKFARFRPKKLSGGLLRRLNIACGIAHRPDLIVLDEPTVAVDPQSRNAILDGIKNLNAQGVTVIYTSHYMEEVEQLCTRIMIMDSGREIASGTNNELKAMIGVGERIRVEVLQPENPRQPTLDAVRRIQHVRTVAWEAPELLIECTNGTHNLADVLGVLSAEGIAYGRITSEPPTLNDVFLELTGRELRDEAA, from the coding sequence ATGACCGACATGACCGATCAGACGGATAGCGCCCAAGCGGTGAGCGTTAACGGGTTGGTGAAGCGCTACGGCGAACTGTTAGCGGTTGATGGCCTGTCATTGGGAATCGCGCACGGTGAGATCTTCGGGCTCTTGGGCCCCAACGGCTCAGGTAAGACGACCACTATTAACTGCATCCTGCAGCTGCTGAAATATGATCGCGGCGAGATTGAAGTGTTCGGGCGTCCCATCCGCGCTACCTCCTACGATCTGAAACGGCGCATCGGCGTTGTGCCGCAGGAAGTAGCTGTTCTAGAGGAATTGACCGTACGAGAGAACATTGACGCCTTTTGCGCTCTGTACGTACCCGACCGGAAGAAAAGGCAACGCCTCGTGGGCGAGGCCATGGACTTCGTCGGTCTGGGGAAGTTCGCGAGGTTCCGGCCGAAGAAGCTCTCTGGGGGTCTGCTGCGGCGGCTCAATATCGCCTGCGGCATTGCCCATCGGCCGGACCTTATCGTGTTGGATGAGCCGACGGTTGCCGTAGACCCGCAGAGTCGCAACGCCATCCTCGATGGGATCAAGAACCTCAATGCGCAGGGCGTGACCGTCATTTATACGAGCCATTACATGGAGGAAGTCGAACAGCTTTGCACGCGCATCATGATCATGGATAGCGGGCGAGAGATTGCGAGTGGCACCAATAACGAACTGAAAGCCATGATCGGCGTCGGGGAGCGGATACGCGTCGAAGTTCTTCAGCCGGAGAATCCGCGCCAACCCACCCTCGATGCGGTGCGTCGCATCCAACATGTGCGCACGGTTGCATGGGAGGCGCCGGAGCTGCTGATCGAGTGTACAAACGGCACGCATAACCTGGCCGATGTGCTGGGAGTGTTGAGCGCGGAGGGTATCGCCTATGGGCGTATCACTTCCGAGCCGCCCACCCTCAATGATGTTTTCCTGGAACTGACCGGGCGAGAGCTACGCGACGAGGCGGCCTGA
- a CDS encoding ABC transporter permease: MWATCAYQILNLLRSKITLLWTMGLPISLSLIFMGMFSNLDQVYRAEPIAIGIVHDEDFEQAPGLDEMVTALATGDNQLITVSFHESAEEAEKAAKDDDILGYIAVDSRVPVLHLTTRGNGTSSALVLRAVLDSYVQKQAEYAALAAQGLDPQQLATAEVTRVFTERTQVTKTVVKPATRYYYALLAFTCGMGALMALEAVRNVAGRSSAVGARRTLAGIPRWKVLLGTIAGAWICMFGCMIVVFMFLKFVAGVQFGSRAGWLVLAIALSSLMTCAGGSVLGTIRQCDPGIVSAISCLLSLFTGLYGDASQRLANMVEQGAPLVAQMNPLWQSTRSFLSLLYYDEMEPFVRSCMVICAMAGVFFVIALIRMRRMSYERL; encoded by the coding sequence ATGTGGGCGACTTGTGCATATCAAATACTGAATCTTCTGCGTTCGAAGATCACCTTGCTATGGACCATGGGCTTGCCCATTTCGCTGTCGTTGATCTTCATGGGCATGTTCTCGAATCTGGATCAGGTGTATCGGGCAGAACCAATCGCCATCGGCATCGTGCACGACGAGGACTTCGAGCAGGCACCCGGTCTGGACGAGATGGTCACAGCCCTCGCCACCGGGGATAACCAACTCATTACGGTGTCATTCCACGAGTCTGCAGAGGAGGCTGAGAAGGCGGCGAAGGACGACGACATCCTCGGCTACATCGCCGTGGATTCCAGAGTTCCAGTTCTACATCTCACGACGAGAGGGAACGGCACGAGTTCCGCCCTTGTGCTGCGCGCGGTTCTCGACTCGTATGTTCAAAAACAAGCCGAATATGCGGCGCTCGCTGCGCAGGGGCTCGACCCACAACAGCTTGCTACAGCGGAAGTTACGCGAGTCTTTACCGAGCGCACCCAGGTGACAAAGACGGTGGTCAAACCGGCAACTCGGTACTACTACGCTCTGCTGGCTTTCACCTGCGGAATGGGGGCTCTGATGGCCCTCGAAGCCGTGCGAAACGTTGCTGGCCGTTCCTCGGCCGTCGGAGCGCGGCGGACCCTGGCGGGCATTCCACGCTGGAAGGTGCTGCTTGGCACCATCGCCGGTGCCTGGATCTGCATGTTCGGGTGCATGATCGTGGTGTTCATGTTCCTGAAGTTCGTCGCAGGAGTGCAATTCGGCTCTCGGGCGGGTTGGCTAGTCCTTGCCATCGCACTGTCGAGTCTTATGACGTGCGCGGGTGGATCAGTACTTGGAACGATTCGGCAATGCGACCCAGGGATCGTCTCCGCTATAAGCTGCCTGCTGTCGTTGTTCACGGGCTTGTACGGAGATGCTTCCCAGCGTCTGGCCAATATGGTTGAGCAAGGTGCACCACTGGTGGCGCAAATGAACCCGCTGTGGCAGTCGACGCGCAGCTTCTTGTCTCTGCTCTATTACGACGAGATGGAGCCCTTCGTGCGCAGTTGCATGGTTATCTGTGCCATGGCGGGTGTCTTCTTTGTTATCGCATTGATCCGCATGAGGAGGATGAGCTATGAACGTCTTTAG
- a CDS encoding ABC transporter permease yields the protein MNVFRTSMKVAAAHRLYILIYLVLLSSFGLFMGKVQGGENLEKEVVDTQQYTVAVIDRDNSAISRGLTAYVESMGEVTDLEDTPRSIQDATAQDYISYIVIIPAGYGDSLRAAASEQTEVPLLDTVVNYRSAAGSLLDTRVNGYLAQVYNYLSLAGSSPEQAIALADEAIAQSADVELVTADDPPLPNGLRVFAEFSMYPMVAFSVVAITILLIALNRRPVRSRLSAAPLSGTSRNVSVMWACLMVGFLGWLWISALGLVFFGLDSLATSAPSIGVLGLALFAVMLNGIAIGFLVGQLGGGDNAANAVANIGGMTMCFLGERGYRWSSCQTV from the coding sequence ATGAACGTCTTTAGAACATCAATGAAGGTTGCTGCGGCTCACCGCTTATACATTCTCATCTACCTCGTACTGTTGAGCTCCTTCGGCCTGTTCATGGGAAAAGTGCAGGGTGGAGAGAACCTCGAAAAGGAAGTTGTCGACACGCAGCAATACACGGTTGCCGTGATTGACAGAGACAATTCGGCAATTTCGCGCGGGCTCACCGCATATGTTGAATCGATGGGGGAGGTAACGGATCTTGAGGACACCCCTCGCTCCATTCAAGATGCGACGGCACAAGACTATATTTCGTACATCGTGATTATCCCCGCGGGATATGGCGATAGCCTTCGCGCCGCCGCGAGTGAACAAACGGAGGTTCCTCTCCTCGATACGGTCGTCAACTACCGCTCCGCCGCAGGTTCGCTTCTTGATACTCGCGTTAATGGCTACCTGGCGCAGGTCTACAACTATCTCTCGCTGGCGGGCAGCAGTCCCGAGCAGGCGATTGCGCTGGCCGATGAGGCGATAGCACAAAGCGCCGATGTAGAGCTTGTGACGGCGGATGATCCACCGCTTCCGAACGGCCTGCGCGTGTTCGCCGAGTTCTCCATGTACCCGATGGTTGCTTTTAGCGTGGTCGCCATCACCATTCTGTTGATCGCATTGAACCGACGTCCTGTCCGTTCACGCCTCTCCGCAGCGCCGCTGAGTGGTACCTCGCGTAACGTCAGCGTTATGTGGGCGTGTCTGATGGTGGGCTTCCTCGGCTGGCTATGGATCTCGGCTCTGGGACTGGTCTTTTTTGGACTTGATTCTCTCGCAACATCAGCGCCCTCAATTGGGGTTTTGGGTCTGGCGCTGTTCGCCGTGATGCTCAATGGCATTGCCATCGGCTTCCTGGTTGGCCAACTCGGCGGAGGAGATAATGCCGCCAACGCGGTCGCCAATATTGGCGGTATGACGATGTGCTTCCTGGGGGAGCGTGGATACCGCTGGAGCTCATGCCAGACGGTCTGA
- a CDS encoding PEP/pyruvate-binding domain-containing protein, whose amino-acid sequence MIAWFDEADAGNAQRVGGKALHLAECARAGFPVPRGFCITTRAYRETLGSSTAQIREDAAKGRASLARNRILESVIPPTVQTAICTAYRLLGSPPVAVRSSATAEDLAEASFAGQQETFLGVIGESAVLYAVRRCWTSLWSDRAVAYRKTQGIPDDALALAVVVQTMVPADTAGVLFTRNPVTGSEDTMLVNSSYGLGESVVTGLVTPDTFTLARRPPGVLTREIGRKETRIDASPGSPPTTRTVPEQDRGRQSITDKQLMRLLGLGEQVEAYYGCGQDIEWAFCGEELYLLQTRPITTVTDAVVSRNERAAARLSKVLRDDMIEHYPAPFPLDLFAVHQIQDAIQELMRAAGLKVDSAAALIRGEGTGVIRIRMTAPRPTLTTPARLAVLFHRGMSHDPARWTHEESRLRSRLDAMLQRVTRLREMSDREVMDLVHLSLAECSRLTASRFLNYNAPLVVNRTICSLLIRLVHANPQVTPEELLIGVPYKTAAMTAQISLLAQQAREFGLTALLTGTPSDRLPAVLSGSKRGRQFQELVDEFLASYGARCTRLYLPFSNRSWREDPGSFYTLLATTLRGNPVQIPQNTPVLSTLPRTRGENTTRFINARLPRPLRFLWKRNAQRFQARHIAREGTAYMLEEFFCVARAGMDEISRRLVDRGQLDNPANIRFLYMEEVQQALDDADKQLSSLAARRQRVRPTAQSVWLDRGDPEVGSTLDELHTLRGQPSSSGRACGPARIIHSPDEAARLQPGDILVCPYTDPTWTPLFAVAAAVVADSGGPLSHAAIVAREYGIPAVLGTGNATSLPDGVELLVDGTAGTVTITDPAAPSSHSPS is encoded by the coding sequence ATGATCGCATGGTTTGACGAGGCGGACGCGGGTAACGCACAACGCGTAGGTGGTAAGGCGTTGCATCTGGCGGAGTGCGCTCGTGCCGGTTTTCCCGTTCCCCGCGGATTCTGCATCACGACGCGCGCCTATCGAGAGACTCTAGGTAGCAGTACCGCGCAGATCCGGGAGGATGCCGCCAAAGGCAGGGCGTCCCTTGCGCGCAACCGCATCCTTGAGAGCGTCATTCCACCAACCGTGCAGACGGCGATTTGCACTGCGTACCGCCTTCTTGGTTCCCCACCGGTTGCTGTGCGTTCCTCTGCGACAGCTGAAGACCTGGCGGAGGCGAGTTTCGCGGGTCAACAAGAGACTTTCTTGGGCGTTATAGGAGAAAGTGCCGTACTCTATGCCGTTCGCAGGTGTTGGACCTCACTGTGGTCGGATCGTGCCGTTGCCTATCGCAAAACGCAGGGAATACCCGATGACGCTCTCGCCCTCGCCGTCGTCGTCCAGACCATGGTTCCCGCCGATACGGCCGGCGTGCTCTTCACCCGGAACCCCGTCACCGGCAGCGAAGACACAATGCTTGTCAACTCGTCATACGGACTGGGCGAATCGGTGGTCACGGGTCTGGTCACACCGGATACCTTCACCCTCGCCCGACGACCACCCGGCGTGCTCACCCGAGAAATAGGCCGCAAGGAAACACGAATTGACGCCTCCCCGGGCAGCCCACCCACCACTCGGACTGTGCCGGAGCAGGACCGAGGCCGACAGAGCATTACGGATAAGCAACTCATGCGCCTGTTGGGTTTAGGCGAGCAAGTCGAGGCCTACTACGGCTGCGGACAGGATATTGAATGGGCCTTTTGCGGGGAGGAACTCTATTTGTTGCAAACGCGGCCCATCACCACCGTCACAGACGCCGTCGTCTCAAGGAACGAACGTGCTGCGGCGCGTTTAAGCAAAGTACTGCGTGACGACATGATTGAACACTACCCCGCACCATTCCCGCTTGACCTGTTCGCTGTGCATCAAATACAGGACGCAATTCAAGAGCTCATGCGAGCAGCCGGGCTGAAAGTCGATTCGGCCGCCGCCCTTATTCGCGGCGAGGGCACCGGGGTTATCCGCATTCGTATGACGGCGCCGCGTCCAACTCTCACCACGCCGGCACGCTTGGCTGTCCTATTTCACCGTGGAATGTCGCACGACCCTGCACGCTGGACCCACGAGGAATCAAGACTGCGCTCGCGCCTTGATGCGATGCTCCAACGAGTCACGCGCCTGCGCGAGATGAGCGACCGCGAGGTCATGGACCTGGTTCACCTTTCCTTGGCGGAGTGCTCACGCCTGACTGCCAGTCGATTCCTCAACTACAACGCTCCTTTGGTGGTCAACCGGACGATCTGCTCGCTCCTAATCCGATTGGTACATGCGAACCCGCAGGTTACACCGGAGGAGCTCCTCATCGGCGTTCCGTACAAAACGGCGGCGATGACCGCGCAAATCAGCCTCTTGGCGCAGCAAGCACGCGAATTTGGTCTCACAGCCCTTCTGACAGGCACACCTTCCGACCGGCTACCGGCTGTGCTGAGCGGTAGTAAACGAGGTCGACAGTTCCAAGAACTTGTCGATGAGTTCCTCGCTTCCTACGGCGCTCGCTGCACTCGTCTCTATCTGCCATTCTCAAATAGATCCTGGCGGGAGGATCCTGGTTCCTTCTACACGCTGCTGGCAACGACACTGCGGGGCAACCCGGTCCAAATTCCACAGAACACACCCGTATTGTCCACACTGCCACGTACCCGCGGCGAGAACACCACCCGATTCATCAACGCCCGGCTTCCACGGCCGCTGCGTTTCCTCTGGAAGAGGAATGCGCAGCGATTCCAAGCACGCCACATTGCCCGCGAAGGAACAGCCTACATGCTCGAAGAGTTCTTCTGCGTCGCCCGGGCGGGTATGGATGAGATCAGCCGCCGCCTCGTTGATCGCGGACAACTCGACAATCCTGCAAACATCCGGTTCCTGTACATGGAGGAGGTGCAGCAGGCACTCGACGACGCTGATAAGCAGCTCTCTTCACTCGCCGCGAGGCGTCAGCGAGTGCGCCCCACCGCACAGTCCGTGTGGCTGGATCGCGGCGACCCCGAAGTTGGCAGCACACTAGACGAGTTGCACACTCTACGTGGCCAACCATCCAGTTCCGGACGCGCCTGCGGCCCGGCGCGAATCATCCACTCGCCGGACGAAGCTGCGCGGCTCCAGCCCGGGGATATCCTCGTGTGCCCCTACACCGACCCAACGTGGACGCCGCTATTCGCCGTCGCGGCGGCCGTCGTCGCTGATTCCGGTGGTCCGCTTTCTCATGCGGCGATTGTTGCCCGCGAGTACGGGATTCCCGCCGTACTCGGAACCGGCAACGCCACTTCTCTGCCCGACGGTGTGGAGCTGCTCGTGGATGGCACTGCCGGGACCGTCACGATAACAGATCCGGCAGCCCCTTCATCTCACAGTCCCTCCTGA
- a CDS encoding TetR family transcriptional regulator yields the protein MSDRRRQIADAGIHILSARGARALTHLNVDRELGLANGSTSYYARTRRDLIKLVVERLAERTVEELSVEVATAAWNVEDERSVAARVATGLARSARRTEDHRARILLLMECRSDPELYDALLRGTSVREHFSREVLPFLQSLNVADVEERAADLAALVDALLMQRVIRNAPVDEELIIYSFLSGLSRVTSAD from the coding sequence ATGAGTGATCGTCGCCGGCAGATTGCGGATGCGGGGATTCATATTCTGTCAGCACGAGGGGCCCGCGCACTTACGCATTTGAACGTCGACCGTGAGCTGGGCCTCGCAAATGGATCGACATCGTATTATGCGCGAACTCGCCGCGACTTGATCAAACTGGTTGTAGAACGATTGGCGGAGCGAACGGTGGAAGAGCTGTCGGTGGAGGTTGCGACAGCCGCATGGAATGTGGAGGACGAGCGGAGCGTGGCGGCTCGAGTAGCCACTGGTCTGGCACGCTCGGCTCGCCGTACGGAGGATCATCGGGCGAGGATATTACTACTCATGGAGTGTCGCTCCGATCCTGAACTCTACGATGCGCTGCTGCGAGGGACTTCGGTGCGCGAACACTTCAGCCGCGAGGTGCTTCCGTTTCTCCAGAGCTTGAATGTTGCGGACGTGGAAGAGCGCGCTGCGGATCTCGCTGCTCTTGTTGATGCTCTACTGATGCAACGTGTGATCCGCAATGCGCCGGTGGATGAGGAACTCATCATCTACTCCTTCCTCTCCGGCTTGTCGCGTGTTACTTCTGCCGACTAG
- a CDS encoding cupin yields MADLMRQVTDHLEAAQSAEDGRSAELVARDGVLRQTIIALRSGTRLRTHNSPPAASLQVLAGKVRVEIGDELQGEFKTGELWVLTHERHSVLAVEDSAFLLTTVTSTGEGSHA; encoded by the coding sequence ATGGCCGATCTGATGAGGCAGGTTACTGACCACCTGGAGGCAGCGCAGTCTGCGGAAGACGGCCGCAGTGCGGAACTTGTCGCACGCGACGGCGTGCTGCGGCAAACGATCATTGCGCTGCGTTCGGGCACACGACTGCGCACACACAACTCGCCGCCGGCGGCGTCGTTGCAGGTCCTTGCCGGAAAGGTGCGAGTAGAAATTGGTGACGAGCTACAGGGAGAGTTCAAGACGGGTGAACTGTGGGTTCTGACCCACGAGCGTCACTCGGTGCTGGCGGTTGAGGACAGTGCCTTCCTATTGACGACGGTGACGTCGACAGGAGAAGGGTCGCACGCGTAG